A DNA window from Helianthus annuus cultivar XRQ/B chromosome 15, HanXRQr2.0-SUNRISE, whole genome shotgun sequence contains the following coding sequences:
- the LOC110914089 gene encoding uncharacterized protein LOC110914089 produces the protein MDSWATYRPLREEFPLVFGLAKNKINKVQQNYVKNQGGVLWDWSWTRLPNCAEENDEWDLLKSLLQQQNVGQNIDVWNWKDNITDGYSVKDVRRDVAGFMDVNAEPNNFEWSKIATAKVNLFTWRAAEDRIPTLVALKKRGLQIGANICKVCGLAAESADHIVIQCPVAKEVWLLLWSWVKIPMRDHSESMNRRFNERSGWPRKKEKIIYAIHLLAAWSLWKNRNNKVYNDKTTVPVKLVEEIKEESFEWINLRTRRIRITWNEWRSFSISE, from the coding sequence ATGGACTCGTGGGCGACTTATAGACCACTAAGGGAGGAATTTCCACTTGTGTTCGGATTAGCTAAAAACAAAATCAATAAAGTTCAGCAAAATTATGTAAAAAACCAGGGAGGAGTGTTGTGGGATTGGAGTTGGACTAGACTACCAAATTGTGCCGAAGAAAATGATGAATGGGACCTGCTGAAATCACTACTGCAACAACAAAATGTGGGGCAAAACATCGATGTGTGGAATTGGAAGGATAACATCACGGATGGATACTCGGTTAAGGATGTTAGGAGAGATGTGGCTGGCTTTATGGACGTGAATGCTGAACCAAACAACTTTGAGTGGAGCAAGATAGCAACAGCAAAAGTTAATTTGTTCACATGGAGAGCGGCTGAAGACAGAATCCCGACGCTGGTAGCCTTAAAGAAAAGGGGGCTGCAAATCGGAGCGAATATATGTAAAGTGTGTGGTCTCGCGGCGGAATCGGCTGATCATATTGTCATTCAATGCCCGGTAGCGAAAGAGGTATGGCTGCTTTTGTGGTCCTGGGTGAAAATTCCAATGCGTGATCACAGTGAAAGTATGAATAGAAGGTTCAACGAAAGGTCGGGCTGGCCGAGGAAAAAGGAGAAAATTATATATGCTATACATCTCTTAGCCGCATGGAGCCTATGGAAAAACAGGAATAATAAAGTATACAACGACAAAACCACGGTACCAGTTAAATTAGTAGAAGAAATCAAAGAGGAGTCGTTTGAATGGATAAATTTAAGAACAAGACGAATCAGGATAACATGGAACGAATGGAGAAGTTTTTCTATATCGGAGTAG